The Amycolatopsis sp. NBC_01480 genome segment GCCGACCACATCGGACACCAGCAGCAGCAACGGCGAGATCAGCGCCGAGTACGGCAGCAGCCACCGGTGGTCCGGCCCGGTGATCAGCCGCGCCACGTGCGGCACGGTCAGGCCGACAAACGCGATCGGGCCGGCGATCGCCGTCGCCGATCCACAAAGGACTACCACCGCGAGCGCGCAGACCACCCGCGCCACCGCGACGTTCTGGCCCAGCGCCCGGGCGACGTCCTCCCCCAGCGCCAGCGCGTTCAGCATCCGCGCGGACACCAGCGCCAGCACCACGCCGACGACGATGAACGGACGGGCCTGGATGATCGCGGCCTCGTCCCGGCCGGTCAGCGAACCGACCTGCCAGAACCGGTACTGGTCGAATGTGGTGGCGTCGGTCAGGAGTAGCCCGCTGGTCACGGACTGGAGTGCGGCAGTCACCGCCGCACCCGCGAGGGCGAGCTTCATCGGCGTCGCGCCGACGCGGCCGAGCGCGCTGATCCCGTACACCACGGCGCCGGCCACCGCGGCGCCCGCGAAGCCGAACCAGACGTAACCGGTGACGCTGGTGATACCGAGCGTGCTGATGCCGAGCACCACGAACAGCGCCGCACCGGCGTTCACGCCGAGCAGGCCGGGGTCGGCGAGCGGATTCCGGGTCGCGCCTTGGATGACAGCGCCGGACAGTCCCAATGCGACGCCCGCGAGCACCCCGGCGAGCGTCCTCGGCAGCCGCAGTTCGCGGACCACGAGGTGATCGGGATCGGCGGCGTCGAAGTGGAACAACGCGTCGAGCACCGTCGGAAGCGACAGGCCCCGCGAGCTGACGGCGATGCTGAGCAGCAAGGCCAGCACCAGCGCGACGGCGAGCACGACCAGACCGGAGGTCAGCGAAAGCGCTCTCGGCCGGGCGCGGTCAGCCACTGTTCTTTACCTTTGCGGGGCGGGGTTGATTAGGTTTGGCTAATCTACCTCTCGCGCGCGAGAACTCTACTGTCGGCTAAGTCACGGCAGCGGTTAAGTCACGCCAGCGGCCCGGGTGCCAAGAGAAAGGGCCCGTCACCGCGAGTGCGGTGACGGGCCCTCCCCCACGCGGTTCAGGCGTTCGCCTTCTTGCGCGGCGCGCGCTTGCGGGCGGGCTTGGCCGGGGCCTGCTCGACCTCCACGGTTTCCTCGCGCTCCTCGTAGGCCTTGACGATCTCGGCCGGCAGCCTGCCCCGGTCGGAGACCGCGAAGCCGTTGGCCTCGGCCCACTCACGCATGAGCCGGTTGCGCTCGCGGTCGGCCGCGGAAGACGTCGGGCGCGGGGCCTGGCCCGCGGCGATCCGGACCTTGCGGCCACCGGTGCGGCGGGAGGCGGCCACGTAACGGGCCAGCTCGTCACGAAGCGCGGCGGCGTTGTCCTCCGACAAGTCGATCTCGTAACTAACACCGTCGAGACTGAACGGGACGGTCTGCTCGGCGATGCTGCCGTCGATGTCGTCGACCATCTCGACGTGAACCTTCTGCGCCATGGTTCGTCGTTCCTTCACCTTCTACAGGATGTGCCTGGGCGAACCCTATCGTGTCGACTAATGTCGCGCTCTGTCACACGCCCAGTCCTGTCTGGACAGCGCGTACTCGACATCCCCGTGTTCCGCGCCCTCGATGTATTCGGGCCACTCGAGGAAGAAGGTGCGCACGAGCGTGAGCCCGGCCTTCTCCAGCACTCGCCGGGAACGCTTGTTGACGGTCATCGTGGTGGCGACGACCCGTTCCACACCCGGATCGGTGAGAACCCGGTCGACGAGCAGGCGCAGCCCTTCGGTCGCGAAACCGCGTCCCCACACGGCCGGCCGCAGGCGATAGCCCACCTCGATGCCGCCGTCCAGCCCTGCGCTCACGGCGGGGCGCGCGGAGAACCAGCCCAGGAACCGGCCCGTCGCGATTTCCTCCGCGGCGAAACACCCTTGTCCGCGCGGAAGTTCGCGGTATTCCGCCAGGAACCCCGGAAGCGTCGAGTTCTCGACCACCGCGCGTGGCACCGGTCGCCCGTCGTCGATGAAGCGCATCACTTCCGGGTCGCCGTGCAGCGCGGCCAGATCGGCCGCGTCGTCCGGGGTGAACGGGCGCAGCCGGAGCCGTGGCGTTTCGGTCCAGTTCGTCACCCGCGGATAACACCAGTCACGGACCCCTTTGGCCAACGCCTTTTCGCGGCGCGGCGAGGGGAACCGTCCCCGCAAAAGACTGAAGGTCACCGGGCAGGATCGCCCGGTGACCTTCAGCTCGAACAGTTACCGCGTCAGTGGTGACCGCCCGGTGCGGCCGCACCCGTCTTCGGGTCCAGCGGGAGCTTGCCCGCCTGCGGCCACCAGAAGTTGAACATGTTCCACAGCCCACCGGCCCGGCTGTCGAACGAGGAGTCGCCCACGCGGCCGGCGAACCAGTTGTCCTCGATGAACTGCAACACCGAGGTCTGGTCGGTCCGGGTGTGGTCGACGTAGTTCACCTTGCTGTACGGCGAGACGACCATCAGCGGCAGGCGCGGGCCGTAACCGCAGCGGTCCGCGTACTTGCCCTGCGTGGTCGGCTTGCCGGTGCACACCGACTGGTCCTGCGACACGTCCTGCGAGCCGTTGACGATCGGCGCGCTGACGTGGTCGTACCAGCCGTCCGAGTCGTCGTAGGCCAGCACGACAGCGGTGGAGCGCCAGTCCGGCGACTTCTGGATCTGGTTGATCTCGTTGACGACGAACTGCTGCTCGTCCAGCGGGTCGGAGTAGCCCGCGTGGCCGTCCTGGTACTCGGGCGCCTTGAGGAAGCTCACCGCGGGCATCGAACCGGCCTTCAGCGAGTCGTTGAAGTCGCTGACGTCGTACTGGTGGTTCGCGCGGTCGGTCTGGCCGATCGCCTGCACCGAGGTCGGCGCCAGGTGGTGCGGGTTCGCCGTGGACGCGTAGTACTGGAACGGCTCGTGGTGCGGGCTGTAGTCCACGGAGGACTGGGCGCCG includes the following:
- a CDS encoding FecCD family ABC transporter permease, which gives rise to MADRARPRALSLTSGLVVLAVALVLALLLSIAVSSRGLSLPTVLDALFHFDAADPDHLVVRELRLPRTLAGVLAGVALGLSGAVIQGATRNPLADPGLLGVNAGAALFVVLGISTLGITSVTGYVWFGFAGAAVAGAVVYGISALGRVGATPMKLALAGAAVTAALQSVTSGLLLTDATTFDQYRFWQVGSLTGRDEAAIIQARPFIVVGVVLALVSARMLNALALGEDVARALGQNVAVARVVCALAVVVLCGSATAIAGPIAFVGLTVPHVARLITGPDHRWLLPYSALISPLLLLVSDVVGRVVARPAEVQVGIVTAVIGAPLFIVLVRRRKLVTV
- a CDS encoding GNAT family N-acetyltransferase, producing the protein MTNWTETPRLRLRPFTPDDAADLAALHGDPEVMRFIDDGRPVPRAVVENSTLPGFLAEYRELPRGQGCFAAEEIATGRFLGWFSARPAVSAGLDGGIEVGYRLRPAVWGRGFATEGLRLLVDRVLTDPGVERVVATTMTVNKRSRRVLEKAGLTLVRTFFLEWPEYIEGAEHGDVEYALSRQDWACDRARH
- a CDS encoding histone-like nucleoid-structuring protein Lsr2, with product MAQKVHVEMVDDIDGSIAEQTVPFSLDGVSYEIDLSEDNAAALRDELARYVAASRRTGGRKVRIAAGQAPRPTSSAADRERNRLMREWAEANGFAVSDRGRLPAEIVKAYEEREETVEVEQAPAKPARKRAPRKKANA